One segment of Herbaspirillum hiltneri N3 DNA contains the following:
- a CDS encoding efflux RND transporter permease subunit, which yields MSGFNLSAFGVRERAVTLFLIIAIAAAGAFAFIKLGRAEDPSFTVKIMTVTAIWPGATAREMQQQVGDRLEKRLQELEYYDRVETSARPGLITMKLFLKDSTLPALVPEQFYQARKKLGDEAINMPRGAIGPVINDEYSDVYFTLFSLNAPGLPHRQLVTEAETLRQQLLHVDGVQKVNILGEQQQKIYVDISNERLATLGVKAQAIFDALNRQNDMTPSGFVETAGPRVYLRLDGAISSIDAVKAIPVAAGGRSFKLGDIADVKRGYEDPKSFLVRIQDEPSLMLAVVMKKGFNGLTLGKSLTRERDLIQSSLPLGMSLTKVSDQALAIEAAIDEFMIKFVMALAVVIVVSLVTLGFRVGVVVAAAVPLTLSAVFVIMLATGRDFDRITLGALILSLGLLVDDAIIAIEMMVVKMEEGMDRISAATYAWGATAAPMASGTLVTIIGFLPVGFARSTAGEYAGNIFWVVAFSLITSWFVAVLFIPYLGVKMLPDIPVHAGGQDAIYATRNYQRFRALVRWCVDRKWITAAVTIGMFAAAIFGMGLVQKQFFPNSERPELTIEVNLPPGSAFSATEATVKKIEEALRKEPEAKIVSSYIGQGAPRFFLSVNPELPNPAFAQLIVLTDNARDRDALKVRFRKMIDDGKFANARVRVSQFVFGPPVPFPVLFRVVGPDLNTVRDIAFKVRDVVQSNADTRDVHLDWGDRTQTLRLELDQERLRQVGLNPRDAALQLQAILNGAPTTQVRDGLRIVEVMVRGVKRDRASLTEIGNLTLTTQDGVAIPLSQVSKLSSNVEDAVLKRYNRELYIAVQGDVRDGVQPPDVTHAILPKLDAIKAALPAGYHIDTGGSVEESAKADVALAAMFPLMIILMLAVIMFQVRSFATMWMVFATAPLGLVGAVPTLLIFHQPFGFNAILGLIGLAGILIRNTLILVDQIRSDLLSGMTPYQAVIESTVRRARPVILTAVAAMLAFIPLTHSSFWGPLAYVLIGGVGVGTVLTLLFLPALYAIWFKVKRPTAPGRPTGAGHSAHSPHSSI from the coding sequence ATGAGCGGCTTCAATCTTTCCGCTTTTGGCGTAAGGGAACGTGCAGTCACGCTATTCCTGATCATCGCCATTGCCGCCGCCGGCGCGTTCGCCTTCATCAAACTCGGGCGCGCAGAAGACCCCAGCTTCACCGTCAAAATCATGACCGTGACTGCGATCTGGCCTGGCGCCACCGCCAGGGAAATGCAGCAACAGGTCGGTGACCGCCTGGAAAAACGCCTGCAGGAACTGGAATACTACGACCGCGTCGAGACCTCGGCACGGCCGGGCCTCATCACGATGAAGTTGTTCCTCAAGGATTCGACGCTGCCTGCGCTGGTGCCGGAACAGTTCTACCAGGCCCGGAAAAAACTGGGCGACGAGGCCATCAACATGCCGCGCGGTGCGATCGGTCCGGTCATCAACGACGAATACTCGGATGTCTATTTCACCCTGTTTTCACTCAACGCACCGGGCCTGCCGCATCGTCAGCTGGTGACGGAAGCCGAGACCTTGCGCCAGCAATTGCTGCACGTGGACGGCGTCCAGAAGGTCAACATCCTCGGCGAGCAACAGCAAAAAATCTACGTCGACATCTCGAATGAACGCCTCGCCACGCTGGGCGTCAAGGCGCAGGCCATCTTCGACGCGCTGAACCGCCAGAACGACATGACGCCGTCCGGATTTGTCGAAACCGCCGGTCCGCGCGTGTACCTGCGCCTGGATGGCGCCATCAGCAGCATTGATGCAGTCAAGGCGATCCCCGTTGCGGCCGGTGGACGCAGCTTCAAGCTCGGCGACATCGCCGACGTCAAACGCGGCTACGAAGATCCCAAGTCTTTCCTGGTGCGCATCCAGGATGAACCGTCGCTGATGCTGGCCGTGGTCATGAAGAAGGGATTCAACGGCCTGACGCTGGGCAAATCCCTGACCAGAGAACGTGACCTGATTCAGTCCTCGCTTCCTCTCGGCATGTCTCTCACCAAGGTGTCGGATCAGGCGCTGGCCATTGAAGCGGCGATTGATGAATTCATGATCAAGTTCGTCATGGCGCTTGCCGTGGTCATCGTCGTGAGCCTGGTGACGCTCGGGTTCCGCGTCGGCGTGGTCGTGGCGGCGGCGGTTCCGCTGACGCTGTCGGCGGTGTTCGTCATCATGCTGGCGACGGGCCGCGACTTCGACCGCATCACGCTGGGCGCACTCATCCTTTCATTGGGGCTGCTGGTCGATGACGCCATCATCGCGATCGAAATGATGGTCGTGAAGATGGAAGAAGGCATGGATCGGATTTCTGCCGCGACTTACGCCTGGGGCGCCACCGCCGCGCCCATGGCGTCCGGCACGCTGGTGACCATCATCGGCTTCCTGCCGGTGGGCTTCGCCCGGTCCACGGCCGGCGAATATGCCGGCAACATCTTCTGGGTCGTGGCATTTTCGCTGATCACCTCGTGGTTCGTTGCGGTCCTCTTCATTCCCTATCTGGGCGTCAAGATGCTGCCGGATATTCCGGTGCATGCCGGCGGACAGGACGCCATCTACGCCACCAGGAATTATCAGCGCTTCCGCGCACTGGTGCGCTGGTGCGTCGATCGCAAGTGGATTACCGCCGCCGTCACCATCGGCATGTTTGCCGCCGCCATTTTCGGCATGGGCCTGGTGCAAAAGCAATTCTTCCCCAATTCGGAACGGCCGGAGCTGACCATCGAAGTCAACCTGCCGCCCGGCAGCGCGTTCAGCGCCACCGAGGCCACCGTCAAGAAGATAGAAGAAGCGCTGCGCAAGGAACCGGAAGCGAAAATCGTCTCAAGCTACATCGGCCAGGGCGCCCCGCGCTTCTTCCTCTCGGTCAATCCCGAATTGCCCAATCCGGCTTTCGCCCAGTTGATTGTGTTGACCGACAACGCCAGGGACCGCGACGCCCTCAAGGTCAGATTCCGCAAGATGATCGACGACGGCAAGTTTGCCAATGCCCGCGTGCGGGTGAGCCAGTTCGTGTTCGGTCCGCCGGTTCCGTTCCCTGTCCTGTTCCGTGTCGTCGGTCCCGATCTCAACACCGTACGCGACATCGCCTTCAAGGTCAGGGACGTGGTGCAGAGCAATGCCGACACTCGCGACGTCCATCTCGACTGGGGCGACAGGACGCAGACCTTGCGCCTGGAACTGGATCAGGAACGCTTGCGCCAGGTCGGCCTCAATCCGCGCGACGCCGCCTTGCAGCTGCAAGCGATACTGAACGGCGCCCCGACCACGCAGGTGCGGGACGGCCTGCGCATCGTCGAAGTGATGGTGCGCGGCGTGAAGCGTGACCGCGCCAGCCTGACGGAAATCGGCAACCTGACGCTGACGACGCAGGACGGCGTTGCGATTCCGCTCTCGCAAGTCAGCAAGCTGTCGTCGAACGTCGAAGACGCCGTATTGAAACGCTATAACCGCGAGCTCTACATCGCCGTTCAGGGCGACGTGCGCGACGGCGTGCAACCACCCGACGTCACCCACGCCATCCTGCCCAAGCTGGACGCCATCAAGGCTGCGCTGCCTGCCGGCTACCACATCGATACCGGCGGTTCGGTGGAAGAAAGCGCCAAGGCCGACGTTGCATTGGCCGCGATGTTCCCGCTGATGATCATCCTGATGCTGGCCGTCATCATGTTCCAGGTCCGCTCGTTTGCCACCATGTGGATGGTCTTCGCGACAGCGCCGCTGGGCCTGGTCGGCGCAGTGCCGACCTTGCTGATCTTCCATCAGCCGTTCGGCTTCAACGCCATCCTCGGCCTGATCGGCCTGGCCGGCATCCTGATCCGGAACACGCTGATCCTGGTCGATCAGATCCGCAGCGACCTGCTCTCGGGCATGACGCCATACCAGGCCGTGATCGAATCGACCGTACGCCGCGCACGCCCGGTCATCCTGACGGCGGTCGCTGCCATGCTGGCCTTCATTCCGCTGACGCATTCATCGTTCTGGGGTCCCCTGGCGTATGTCCTGATCGGTGGTGTCGGCGTCGGCACGGTCCTCACGCTGCTGTTCCTGCCGGCCCTGTATGCCATCTGGTTCAAGGTGAAACGTCCGACCGCACCCGGTCGCCCGACCGGCGCGGGTCATTCCGCTCACTCCCCTCACTCCTCCATCTGA
- a CDS encoding efflux transporter outer membrane subunit, with amino-acid sequence MKTNFRSLRTIAGISLIGSLLAACSLAPSYEQPPLPVAAQWGKTSGAQAQSDTVHAASIDWTEFFQDAQLKSVIAAALDNNRDLRMATLNIERARAMYNIQAADRLPNLALNGNGARQRLPADVNPTGRAGVNSSYFAGIGLAAFEIDLFGRVRNLSEAALQRYFATEQAQRAAQISLIAEVANTYEALVTDRRLLQLTESTLASRADSYDRQKQLYAEGASSEYDLRQAESLFEAAKAARAQQERRKTLDENALTLLVGHSLASDTGTPTAASAELVLPDLPAGLPSDLLTARPDILQQEAVLRSQNASIGAARAAFFPRISLTGNFGSASSQLSGLFDSGSRSWSFIPQISIPIFEGGRNIANLNVAETDKKIAVAQYEKTVQVAFREVADALAGRATLADEAGAVKAQVAAESARYGFAKSRYEAGYSSYLEYLDAQRSLFAIQQQSIQVQLAELQNRITLYKVLGGGWKAAKQ; translated from the coding sequence ATGAAAACCAATTTCCGATCCTTGCGGACCATCGCCGGCATCTCCCTCATCGGCTCTTTGCTGGCGGCATGCTCGCTGGCGCCGTCATATGAACAGCCGCCTCTTCCGGTTGCAGCGCAGTGGGGGAAAACCTCCGGTGCGCAGGCACAGTCCGATACCGTACACGCGGCATCGATAGATTGGACCGAGTTCTTCCAGGATGCGCAACTGAAGTCGGTGATCGCCGCCGCACTCGACAACAACCGCGATCTGCGCATGGCGACGCTCAACATCGAACGCGCGCGGGCGATGTACAACATCCAGGCCGCCGATCGGCTGCCCAACCTTGCGCTGAACGGCAACGGCGCACGCCAGCGCCTGCCGGCGGACGTCAATCCGACCGGCAGAGCCGGCGTCAACAGCAGCTATTTCGCCGGTATTGGTCTGGCCGCGTTTGAAATCGATCTGTTCGGCCGCGTCCGGAACCTGAGCGAAGCGGCGCTGCAACGCTACTTCGCGACCGAGCAGGCGCAGCGCGCCGCGCAGATCAGCCTGATTGCCGAAGTGGCCAATACCTACGAAGCACTCGTAACCGACCGGCGTCTGCTGCAGCTTACCGAGAGCACGCTGGCCAGCCGGGCCGATTCCTACGACCGGCAAAAGCAACTTTATGCCGAAGGCGCCAGCTCCGAATACGACCTGCGGCAGGCGGAGTCGCTCTTCGAAGCCGCCAAGGCCGCACGCGCACAACAGGAACGGCGCAAGACGCTCGACGAAAATGCCCTGACCTTGCTGGTCGGCCATTCGCTCGCATCGGATACCGGCACCCCGACCGCAGCATCGGCTGAACTGGTTCTGCCGGATCTGCCTGCCGGGCTGCCTTCAGACCTGCTCACCGCACGGCCGGACATCCTCCAGCAGGAAGCCGTGCTGCGCTCCCAAAACGCCAGCATCGGCGCGGCGCGCGCGGCATTCTTCCCACGTATTTCCCTGACGGGAAACTTCGGCTCCGCGAGCAGCCAGCTGTCCGGATTGTTCGACTCGGGATCGCGCTCCTGGTCGTTCATTCCGCAGATATCCATCCCCATCTTCGAAGGCGGCCGGAATATCGCCAATCTGAACGTGGCGGAGACCGACAAGAAAATTGCCGTCGCCCAGTATGAAAAGACGGTGCAGGTCGCCTTCCGTGAAGTCGCCGATGCGCTGGCGGGACGCGCCACGCTGGCCGACGAAGCCGGCGCCGTGAAAGCGCAAGTGGCGGCGGAGTCGGCGCGCTACGGTTTTGCAAAGAGCCGCTATGAAGCCGGCTATTCCAGTTACCTGGAATACCTGGACGCGCAGCGTTCTCTGTTCGCGATTCAACAGCAATCCATTCAGGTGCAACTTGCAGAACTGCAAAATCGCATTACGCTTTACAAGGTGCTCGGCGGTGGCTGGAAGGCGGCGAAGCAATAG